GTCATTTAATAAAGAATACATTTATTTGAGATTTCAGAGTTCGTTTAGCATGttattggttttgtgtaaaattcaCGAGCTGGTAAAATGGCGCTGTCCACTGTCTGGCTCCAACGGGCTTCAGTGCGGGTGCAGAGAGACAATTTCATGGTCACACTACAGTTTTGAAGCTTAATGTAATGATGATCATGTGTTGTAATATTCAGACAAatagtacatagtgctgcctAAAACATACTGCAACCTTGTACTAAATGTTTGAATAATTTCGACATTTATGTGAATTTGTGGAGTCTACTATAGTTTAAGTGCACTTACGTTGTGTAGACTAATTTAAAGCAGGTACTTTGTCTAATTTGAATTAAGTCATGTTTTGTTGTCAATGCTTAGCTACCAGATCTTTTGAAATGAGATCAGTGCTAGACTTGGACAGGAactcaccggagctgagtaccggcacctcaaatgtctactgtttgagctcatgttcctcttatagaatattagttcaacagtattgtggagctcctgcacctaaatataaacagtaccggtacctatttcagtccaagtcaagtactgaattagataattgaacaagaagaaatataatatatttttagaGAACAAAGAACGTGCCAGAAATGTCAAGACAATAACTTTTTGTGTCCGTTTCTCATTGTTACTACAGGACGACTAgaattaagtctgaggccggtaacatcaataGTGAGGACAAACCTAGCCTGCCTCTCTCATTCCAGACTATGTCCAAACCTACATTCattcactgggtcctgattgtgacagtggggcccagtttgcactgcagggtccagagatggcatcagtgaagctggaagactgcagtcaaacactggagctgaacgtcatcattaaagatgaagaagtggaggagaagattgggaaatttgtttctcatggtaagagcaggttctataTATCTAATTTTGTTGTTTGTTCCAACTTCCCACTGTGTATGAAAAgttgcagtagaactgtttcatgatgaactgtttCAGTGAGAAGGTAGATCTTATTTCATGCCACTGAGACTTGCGtggtttgacaccagtattgtcagcatttgttttattcactgagCTATCAGGAGTGATCAGAGTATAGACTAAAgaagtgaagtagacaaactgCCAGTGATGTAGTtctatgaaatgagtctgtgtagttactaacaCTGGTgagagtgagtggaggatgatatggcTTATTTATGACTTTTGCCCCTTTTTAGAATAGTTTTATTCCCCTGTATTgtacagcctactgatatgaatacatatgttacccggtacagccagaagaggactggccacccctttgGGCCTGGTTCCTCTCTGCGTTTCTTCCAAGGTTCCTGCTTTCTAGGCCACTGTGCTTCCACATCTGCATAggttgctctttggggttttaggctgcgtTTCTGAAAAGcattttgtgacaactgctgatgtaaaaagcgtttataaaataaatttgattgacatggacagtaccagtcaaagatttggacacctacttattccagggttttctttatttttactattttctacattgtaatatAAGTGAAAACAAACTTTAagtaacacatatgtaatcatgtagtaaccaaaaaagtgagaatcttcaaagtagccaccctttgccttggtaacagctttgcacacgcttggcattctctcaacctgcttcatgaggatgtcacctggagtgcatttcaattaacaggtgtgccttgttaaaagttaatttgtggaatttctatccttagtgcgttttagccaatcagttgtgttgtggagaggtaggggtggtataccgaagatagccctatttggtaaaagagcaaggccatatggcaagaacagctcaaataaacaaagagaaatgacactccattactttaagacatgaaggtcaatcaatgcggaacattttatagaactttgaaagtttcttcaagcgcagttgcaaaaaccatcaagcgctatgatgaaactggctctcacgaggactgccacaggaaaggaagatcaagagttacttctgctgcagaggagaagttcattagagttaccagccttagaaatttcatcccaaataaatgcttcagagttcaagtaacatacacatcaacatcaactgttcagaggagactgcgtgaatcaggccttcatggtcgaattgatgcaaataaaccactactaaaggacaccaataagaagagacttgcttggaccaaaaaacacaagcaatggacattagaccgggggAAATCTGTAATTTCGTGTGATTagtccaaatctgagatttttggttccaaccgctttgtctttatgagacgcagagtaagtgaatggatgatctctgcatgtgtggttcccactgtgaagcatggaggtgtgatggtggggtgttttgctggtaacactcagtgatttatttagaattcaacgcacacttaaccagcatggttaccacattagtctgcagtgatatgccatcccatctggtatgggcttagtgggactcatttgtttttcaacaggacaatgacccaaaacacccatccaggctgtgtatgggctatttgacttagaatgagagtgatggagttctgcatcagatgacctggcacaatcccccgacctcaacccaattgagatggtttgggatgagttggaccgcagagtgaaggaaaagcagccaacaagtgctcagcatatgtgggagctccttcaagactgttgaaaaatccttccaggtgaagctggttgagagaatgccaagtgtgaaaagctgtcatcaaggcaaagggtggctactttgaagaatctaaaatatattttgatttgtttaacactttttttggttactacatgattccatgtgttatttcatagttttgatgtcttcacttattctacaatgtagaaaatggtaaaaattaagaaaaacccttgaatgagtaaacgttagactggtactgtatgtcacacACTGACTAGTTCTTctgatgttgttcacacaggaaaCCATGTTGacacattctctacatccagagagcaacagcaggaaggtcatagagctaagaggtctcatcactgcccacattgtgaagagattttcccatttctatcaaagctaaaaatacaccaAAAAATATACACAGGAGAGAATCTGTATTCCTGTACTGACTGTGGGAAGAATTTCACAACATTAAAGGTTCTGATCGTTCATCAGAGAGTGCATGAacggatacacacaggagagaagccttactcctgctctgactgtggaaagagtttttctcGACTGGGCACCTTAAAAAGACACCAAGGTAAACATAAAGGACCACTgatctgactgtggaaaatgttttaaaacaacaGATGAGCTAAAATGTCATCAGAGaacactgtcgtgtctttggcatcattaaactgaagatgAATCTTTATCAAAtgactctctgtaattattattacgcgattaaactgattaatcatgtaactgtaattaactaggaagtcggggcaccaaggaaaatattcagattacaaagttcgaattttcctaatataacttttcagatattttcatatctgctCAATAGTCTTCTGATGAATGAATTCttctttattttacctcacgttagtctcattccaaatgtcgttaattgttggttatctgcacgaacccagtcttcactgagtcatccatacatcaattgtcttaaatcatttatttactaactaagtaattcacagaaatgcataaagaAACAGTAGATAGTGACAAGGAAATGATAACGGAGTTTCCCTAGTGGGATAAACCGGCatcgcggcttggtggacaaaagggaagtgggtgtcGACTGAGATGacaacacacagttgataattataacaattgaaatgctaatcctttgcacatgaacgctcactctttcgggaacaattgcaatcaatatacatatttacgctcagtgtgtcgtcgggatctctgttgaaaagtatgtttctgttggagagtctgtccgccctctcagtcgtggttagaatggatagttcagagggACATTCGTTCATGTCGTTATGGATAGATGTTTCAGCGGTTGTCGGTCTTTgtgttcaatgataccgaattcctagctgcagactagtaattaatatcaaagacttgttcttattctgtcggtatcgatagtctaagagtttaaccacgtggtatggttaaaagattcagccatctactcaaaccttggccctctcgttatcgaggtaagctggtctgcaacctttgtccTCTCGTGATTGAGAGAAACATGGTCTGGTGAGAAATTCTCacggtgggggttttattcgggagttgcagaaaagggcctgtccctaactgggctcatgggcggtcctctgatttagttaaactcaaaagggaattgggcctcccgggtggcgcagttagcactgcgatgcagtgccctagaccactgcgccacccgggaggcccaattcccttttgagtttaactaaatcagaggacctagcgtcgtccgggttagggagggtttggccggtagggatatccttgtctcatcgcgctccagcgactcctgtggcgggccgggcgcagtgcgcgccagccaaaggggccaggtacacggtgtttcctccgacacattggtgcggctggcttccgggttggaggcgcgctgtgttaagaagcagtacggctggttgggttgtgcttcggaggacgcatggctttcgaccttcgtctctcccgagcccgtacgggatttgtagcgatgagacaaggtagtaattactagcgattggataccacgaaaaattggggagaaaatgggataatttttttttttttttaataaaaataaaaactcaaaagggaattggagtttccttcattaaacagtccaaaatcacattacacaattttacaaacagtatcatcctcactcattcatcctatacaacaattagatgtaaacctcatatctgaggctattatataaacagcgttatggtaatgtggccgcacCGTCTCCCATGACCTTCCCCAAGTTgtaacaaacggaccagttcgtagctggattcttcaccaatcttttataccttctccagaacatatatgttgttcggacctcaagttctgtgaggtggaagaaattcctttgttctcttcTATGAAAACTCcctctctatactgtggccatgaggagataatctcctccaggaatttacgacctctctctgaccacagcagcctagttgtagggggcagggagggggatggggcttgctgtacccaaagagggcaaagTCATGACAACACACataggagagaagccttatcactgctctGACTGTGAGAAGAGATTCTACAGATTGGGCCATTTAAAGACACCAATGTATACATAAAGGAGAGAAGCCTCATCAGTTGTCCTAGACCAGCTGAGATTAGACACTCCACTTCATTATCTCATAAACTAATTGGCAACGTTGAATTGGATCAAATGAAGAAAGTGTAGAACACTATTGTAATCCTATAGTTTCTCACTGTGAGAGAACCATGCAGAGGAAAGGGAGTGTTATAGAATGTTAGCCTCTCTTTACTGATCATTGTGCATCTTGTCAGTTTTTGGTGTGTTTTGTTAGCTTCTACTGTAAAGATATTGAGATGACCTTGGATTTGCCCTTAGGGTTGAATATCCTCTGTGAGGCGTCTCACAATGGAGTCTGATGGTTGACTGGATGGTACTGCTTCCCTCTGCAGTTTCCCGTGGGAATGAGCTGGTAGGacgcctgctctttccatgacatagactgaccaggtgaacccaGGTGAAAACTATAATCCTTAATGTAGTTTTTATTAtggatttattatggatccccattagctttcaGCAGAAAACAAGACTGCAGTTGCAGTGGGCTAAGAAATGAAAAGACTGGACACTGGAGAATTTGAAAAACATTTCCTGGTCTGATGAATCTCTGTTCCTGCTGTTTCATGCTaatgggaggactagggtatggagGAAATCATGAGTACATGCATCATGCCTCGTGTCATCTTTGCaggctggtggtgatggtgtggaGTGTGTTTTCATGCCACACACtgggccccttgataaaagtggagcaacGTTTGAATAGCACAGGATATCTAAACATCATTGCCAAccaggtgcatcccttcatggcagcagtgtatccatCTGCAAATAGATTTTTTCAGCAGGATTATGCCACACGGcttgtccaggaatggttccaagaacatgacagtgaattcagcttactgcagtggcctgccgagtcaccagatctcaatccaattgttCGTCTGTGGCAGGAGCTATTCGGAGTATTATACTTTCCAAAATAATAACTACATGGCCAGGACATATACCACAAATGTTGTTTTACAGGAAATTCAACCCCTGACATACATTTTCTTTCCGGTATGAGGGTGAAGGAAGAAATCCCCCTTGGTCATTGTATTACAGTTCTCACAATGATCTGGGGGGAGGGTGGATAGGAAATGCTGTTTTCAGTTTTCTGTGAGAATGAGCTGGTAGACACTACATGTATcagagatggtgtgatgatcagtTTTCACCACTAGTTTGGGTAGATACATATTTTACTACGCAATTTTACTATTGATGCACAGGCTATGAAATGACTACATGtttattaaattgtattttattatGAATGTCATTGAATTACTCCATTGATCTGACAATATAAAATAAAGTTAGACTTGAATGAATTTGTGCTGCTCAATCTCTTCTCTATCATTAAATACTAAAAATGGGTTGAAGCTAAATAATTCCTGTTTGTATGAAGCTGAAACGAACAGGAAATGTAAATGAGCATTACATTTGACCTCAGCACTGACATGGTTTTTCATCAGCTTTGAGACCAGATACAGTACTGCAGCTTTATTGATCTACTGAATGTCTTTGTTTAATTCATGGAATTCTAAAGAATATGTTTCTATTTATCTACTCAAAACATGTCACTACATCTCTACACATCACCATGGTGACAAGCCCATTCATTAGCCACCAGTAATGTCTACAATGCATACAAATAGATGTTAATCAGTATAAAGTGCTTGTTTTATAAAGGTACCAAAGCCCAGAAACAGCATTACCCCTGCAATTCAATAATGACCCAGTTAGCATTGGAGAATGGAACCAGAGAGGAAGCTTGTGTTACCTTTCTCACAACATTACAGTATTAATTTCAACAGACCTTTTCCACACCCCTTTGTTAGAGCTCAATATATACCCAAGACTATATTGAGGGTCAGGCTGTTGTAATGCCCAGTTGATTATGTAAATAGTCTTGAAGACTTTAATTTAGATTTGTTTATTTCACATCCATTAAGTAGATACTAAATAACCTCACTCTTTTTTcagcttttaaaatgttttatttcattttcTAAAGCCTTCTCACACCCAGACTTTTGAAATTCTTCTATGTATTATACTTCCAAAAGTCTTTAAAAATATTTAATGCACCAGTTTAAAAAAGTGTCATGACTATCATTACCAAATAGTCTATAATTTCATCAAATTGTCAAATTATTATTATGTGAACTTTATTTGAACTTACGAtacacagaatcatctagaatgtcagcCTAAAATCTTCGGGCATGGACTGTCCAAGGTGTTGAGAGCGTtcgacagggatgctggtccatgttgactccaatgcttcctacaattgtgtcaagttggctgggagTGGATCTACTCCGAATAGCTTGTTCCATCTCCTCCCACAGATGCACAATTACAGGGAATTCAGTGAGCTGAATTCACTGTAATGTTCttggaaccattcctggacaagCCTTGTGGCATAATGCATAATCCTGCTGAAAAAAATAATTTGCAGATGGATACACTGCCaccatgaagggatgcacctgattggcaatgatgttTAGATATTGTGGTGGAATTAttgtaatcaaaaggagagacttatacatttcttcaaaacaatcaaactttatttaattactgcagtaatggagctTGTCAATGACCCTCCCGTAGGTGATTCGTCGAGAGCCCAACCAGCAGGAATaagccacagcattttatagcaaagtccatcctcttggatgttcatgacaaacaacagatttATGGAATGGGCCACAAGGTAAGGATTCATATGAAAGGTACTAATATCTCAtcgtgtagagaccagggtctggccccccAACTCTccactggagccatctccccctggtacctcaGGACAGAAACATTAACTCCTTCTATGGAATGCGGTCTTGTTAGGTTTATCAACCTAAGACAACGTAAATCTTCTGTCAGTGTtaaatctcccagaggcccatttTCAGTTCACACAGAAACCATAGAGttataagaaccctctattctgttgcaatAAACAACCATTTGATAAAATTAaactataacataatcttgcaattttgctctcacaatatcctgtggcattcaaaCATTGCTCAACTTTTATCAAGGTGCTCAATGTGTGCCCTGAAAACACACCCCAGCCATcacaccaccagcctgcaatgctGATATACGGTATGGATgcaggcagtggtgtaaagtactgaagtCAAAATTATTTAAACTACTTTAGTAGTTTTGGGGGGggttctgtactttactatttatatttttgacaacttttatttcactacattcctaaagaaaataatgtactttttactccatacattttccctgacacccaaaagtactcattacattgtTTAGGATTAGCAGGACAGAaagtggtccaattcacacacttatcaagataacatccctggtcatccctactgcctctgatctggcggactcactaaacacaaatgcttcatttgtaaattacgtctgagtgttggagtgagcccctggctatccgtaatatAAAAACAACAGTTttgcagtctggtttgcttaatttaaggaatttgaaattattcatacttttgattaagtatattttagcaattacttttacttttgatatataagtatatttacaaccaaaagcttttagacttttactgaagtagtgttttactgggtgactcacttttacgtGAGTCATTTTTTATTAAGGCATGATTAAAttcactcaagtatgacagttaggtattttttccaccactggatgcATGTACTCGTGGTTTCCTAAATACCTTAGCCGTCCCATCAGCGTGAAACAgcaggaaccgggattcatcagaccaggcaacAGATTTCCAATTTTCCAGTGTCCAGTGTTTTCATTCCTTAGCCCACCTGGtctgtctgtcatggaaagagcaggtgcccttaatgttttttttttttttttttttttttttacaatagtgTTCTATTCTTCATTTGATCCAATTCAATGTTGGCAATTATTTAATGACATGAGAATGAAGTGGAGTGTCTAATCTTAGCTGGTCTGAGAGAACTGATGAGGCTTCTCTCCTTTATGTATACATTGGTGTCTTTTAAAATGTCCCAATCTGTAGAATATCTTCTCACAGTCAGTGCTTTGATAAGGCTTCGGTCAAGTGTGTATCCGTTGGTGTGTCTTTACATTTCCCAATCGGGAGAAACTCTTGCCACATTAAGAGCAGGAGTAAGGCCTCTCTCCAGTGTGTTCTGACAAACCTTTAGGTCAGTTGATGCTGTCAGAGCAGGATTAAGTCTTAACTCCTGTATgcatacgttcatgtgtttttaagtccCCCAGTTTAGAGAacctctttccacagtcagagcaggagtaaggcttctctcctgtgtgtgttctctgatgaactttttgATCAGATGATGTTTTGAAGTATTTTTCACAGTAaaagcaggagtaaggcttctctcctgtatgtacacgttcatgtgtttttaattcgcccagttgagagaaactctttccacagtcggagcaggagtaaggcttcactcctgtatgtatacgttcgtGTCTATTTAAGTGGCCCAGTTGAGAGAacctctttccacagtcagagcaggagtaaggcttctctcctgtgtgtgttctctgatgaactttttgctcagttgatgttttgaagcatttttcacagtcagagcaggagtaaggcttcactcctgtgtgtatatgttcatgtgtttttaagtcgcccagttgagagaaactctttccacagtcagagcaggtgtaaggcttttctcctgtgtgatttctctgatgaacttttagagcAGTTGATCTTTTGAAGGATTtttcacagtcagagcaggagtaaggcttctctcctgtgtgtgttctctgatgaacttttcggttagttgatgttttgaagcatttttcACAGTAAAAGCaggggtaaggcttctctcctgtgtgtgttctctgatgaaccttctgctcagttgatgttttgaagcatttttcacagtcagagcaggagtaaggcttctctcctgtgtgtgttctctgatgaactttttgCTCAGTTaatgttttgaagcatttatcacagtcagagcaggagtacggcttctctcctgtatgtatacgttcatgtgtttttaagtcaCCCAGTTGAGAgaaaccctttccacagtcagagcaggagtaaggcttctctcctgtgtgtgttctctgatgaacttttagagcAGTTGATCTTTTGAAGCATTtttcacagtcagagcaggagtaaggcttctctcctgtatgcacacgttcatgtgtttttaagttgtACAGTttagagaaactctttccacagtcagagcaggagtaaggcttcgctcctgtgtgtatacgttcgtGTCTTTTTAAGGTGCACAGTTGAGAGAAACTCGccctgcagtcagagcaggagtaaggcttctctctgTGCACTCTCTGATGAACTGCCAGAGCCTTTGATGTTGTGAAATTCTTCCCACAGTCAGTACAGGAAAACagattatctcctgtgtgtatttttacaTGTAATTTTAGCTTTGATAGAATTGAAAAATTCTtctcacaatgtgggcagtggtgagacctcttagctctgtgatcttcctgctgtttCTCTCTgaatgtagagaatgtctcaacatggtctcctgtgtgaacaacatcagaagaaccagtcagtggTGTGATATACACtacaggtcaaaagttttagaacacctactcattcaagggtttttctttatttttactattttctacattgtataatagtgaagacatcaaaactatgaaataacacacatggaatcatgtattaaccaaaaaagtgttaaacaaatcaaaagacattataattgagattcttcaaatagccaccctttgccttgatgacagcattgcacaatATTGTTATTCTCTTACTTTGAGAAAGAGATTTCCCAATCTTATCTTCTTcgtctttaatgttgacattcagctccattgtttgactgcagtcttccagcttcactgatgtcatctctggatcctgcagtgcaaactgggctccactgtcacaatcaggacccagtgactgtaggtttggactcagtgtggaaggagagaggcagactgggtttgtcctcactatTGATGTTACCGGCTTCAGACTTAATTCTAGTCGTCCTGTAGTAACattgagaaacagacagaaagttatcttgacagttctggcactttattctaaaaatatatatatttattctaGTTAAATTATCTATTTCAGTGCTTgtcttggactgaaataggtgctggTACTCAtttttaggtgcaggagctccaaaATACTGTTAATATTCTGTCCAAGTGAAGCACTGATCTCATTTCAATAGATCAGGTAGATAAGCATCTAGAACAAAGCATGAATTCATTACAATTAGACAAAGTACCTACTTTAAATTAGTCTACACAAAGTGCACTTAACCTATAGTAGAGTTTCCCAAATTTGCATAAATGACTAAAAACCATTTACTACAAAGTTGCAGTATATGTTTTaggcagcactatgtactattttcctgaataaccttgtcttTACTGTATTATTTCAATGAAAAACAAATTATTTCACattcacaccatagtaacatttatagataaatatagaaacaactgaatgtgtctgaa
The window above is part of the Salvelinus namaycush isolate Seneca chromosome 7, SaNama_1.0, whole genome shotgun sequence genome. Proteins encoded here:
- the LOC120051553 gene encoding zinc finger protein 883-like, coding for MTSVKLEDCSQTMELNVNIKDEEDKIGKSLSQRDHVETFSTFREKQQEDHRAKRSHHCPHCEKNFSILSKLKLHVKIHTGDNLFSCTDCGKNFTTSKALAVHQRVHREKPYSCSDCRASFSQLCTLKRHERIHTGAKPYSCSDCGKSFSKLYNLKTHERVHTGEKPYSCSDCEKCFKRSTALKVHQRTHTGEKPYSCSDCGKGFSQLGDLKTHERIHTGEKPYSCSDCDKCFKTLTEQKVHQRTHTGEKPYSCSDCEKCFKTSTEQKVHQRTHTGEKPYPCFYCEKCFKTSTNRKVHQRTHTGEKPYSCSDCEKSFKRSTALKVHQRNHTGEKPYTCSDCGKSFSQLGDLKTHEHIHTGVKPYSCSDCEKCFKTSTEQKVHQRTHTGEKPYSCSDCGKRFSQLGHLNRHERIHTGVKPYSCSDCGKSFSQLGELKTHERVHTGEKPYSCFYCEKYFKTSSDQKVHQRTHTGEKPYSCSDCGKRFSKLGDLKTHERMHTGVKT